CAACAACACATAATGTATTTATTTATTGTTTATAACTCTGTTTATACATTGTTTGTTTTTACATAAAATATTTTTTTTATTTGAACTGGAGGGTAGTACATGAACACCCAAATTAAAGATATCTGGGAAAAAACCTTAAACATAATAAAAGGCGAACTTACAGAAGTTAGTTTTAATACTTGGATTAAAAGTATAGAACCTATGGCCTTAGATAATAATACTTTTAAATTAGGTGTTCCTAATAATTTTACCAAAGATATTCTTGAAAATAGATATAAGGATTTGATAATGAATGCCGTTAAATTACTTACTTCTAAAACATATAAGATAGAATTCTTTATATTATCTGAAGAAGTAGCAGAAATTGAAACACCGAAAGCGAAAAGAGAAGCAGAACGTAATAACTTAATAGTTAATGATGAA
This DNA window, taken from Clostridium estertheticum, encodes the following:
- a CDS encoding DnaA N-terminal domain-containing protein gives rise to the protein MNTQIKDIWEKTLNIIKGELTEVSFNTWIKSIEPMALDNNTFKLGVPNNFTKDILENRYKDLIMNAVKLLTSKTYKIEFFILSEEVAEIETPKAKREAERNNLIVNDE